In Arthrobacter sp. UKPF54-2, the following are encoded in one genomic region:
- a CDS encoding pitrilysin family protein — protein MTVVPLPLEQNQHSDTLIHGADGGSEVRRSVLPGGVRVLTEAMPGQRSATIGFWVGVGSRDEAPGQHGSTHFLEHLLFKGTQRRTALEIASAFDEVGGESNAATAKESTCYFARVLDTDLPMAIDVIADMITGAVLDPQEMEQERDVILEEIAMDSDDPTDVAHEHFVAAVLGTHPLGRPIGGTPEAIRAVARDSVWDHYRRYYRPDELVITAAGGLDHDVVCELVVDALHSAGWELEHDAPPVQRRPTERASITGTAGLHVVKRPVEQANIIMGCPSLVATDDRRFVMSVLNAVLGGGMSSRLFQEVREKRGLVYSTYSFASSYADAGYFGMYAGCTPSKVRQVLDLLGAELDKLAEDGITEEELRKAVGQLSGGIVLALEDTGSRMSRLGRAELVSGEYQDIDETLRQIKAVTAAEVQELARELAAAPRTVTVVGPFEETETFGL, from the coding sequence ATGACTGTCGTCCCCCTGCCGCTTGAGCAGAACCAGCACTCCGACACCCTCATCCACGGAGCCGACGGCGGCTCGGAGGTGCGGCGCTCGGTGCTGCCCGGCGGTGTCCGGGTGCTGACCGAGGCCATGCCCGGGCAGCGGTCGGCGACGATCGGCTTCTGGGTCGGCGTCGGCTCGCGCGACGAGGCACCCGGCCAGCACGGGTCCACCCACTTCCTCGAGCACCTGCTGTTCAAGGGCACGCAGCGGCGCACCGCCCTGGAAATCGCCTCGGCCTTCGACGAGGTGGGCGGGGAGTCGAACGCCGCCACCGCCAAGGAGAGCACCTGCTACTTCGCCCGGGTGCTGGACACCGACCTGCCGATGGCGATCGACGTCATCGCGGACATGATCACCGGCGCCGTGCTGGACCCGCAGGAGATGGAGCAGGAACGCGACGTCATCCTCGAGGAAATAGCGATGGACAGTGACGACCCTACCGACGTCGCCCATGAACACTTTGTCGCCGCGGTGCTGGGCACGCACCCCCTTGGCCGCCCGATCGGCGGCACCCCGGAGGCCATCCGCGCCGTCGCCCGCGACTCGGTCTGGGACCACTACCGCCGCTACTACCGCCCGGACGAGCTCGTCATCACCGCCGCTGGGGGACTGGACCACGACGTCGTCTGCGAGCTGGTGGTGGACGCCCTGCATTCCGCCGGCTGGGAACTCGAACACGACGCCCCCCCGGTGCAGCGCCGCCCCACCGAGCGGGCCTCCATCACCGGCACCGCGGGCCTGCACGTGGTCAAGCGCCCGGTGGAACAGGCCAACATCATCATGGGCTGCCCCTCCCTGGTCGCCACCGATGACCGCCGCTTCGTCATGAGCGTGCTCAACGCGGTGCTCGGCGGCGGCATGTCCTCCCGGCTGTTCCAGGAGGTCCGCGAGAAGCGCGGCCTCGTCTACTCGACCTACTCCTTCGCCTCCTCCTACGCCGACGCCGGCTACTTCGGCATGTACGCCGGCTGCACGCCGTCGAAGGTCCGGCAGGTGCTGGACCTGCTCGGCGCCGAACTGGACAAGCTCGCCGAGGACGGCATCACCGAGGAGGAACTGCGCAAGGCCGTGGGCCAGCTCAGCGGCGGGATCGTCCTGGCCCTGGAGGACACCGGCTCGCGCATGTCCCGGCTGGGCCGGGCCGAACTGGTCTCCGGCGAATACCAGGACATCGACGAGACGCTGCGCCAGATCAAGGCCGTGACTGCTGCCGAGGTCCAGGAGCTGGCGCGCGAACTCGCCGCCGCCCCCCGCACCGTCACGGTGGTGGGTCCCTTCGAAGAAACTGAGACCTTCGGCCTCTAA
- a CDS encoding polyribonucleotide nucleotidyltransferase — protein MEGPEIQFSEAVIDNGRFGKRVIRFETGRLAKQAAGAAMVYIDEETALLSATTAGKHPREGFDFFPLTVDVEERMYAAGRIPGSFFRREGRPSTEAILACRLMDRPLRPAFVKGLRNEVQIVVTVLSINPDELYDVVAINASSMSTQLSGLPFSGPIGGVRVALVADEHGSQWVAFPKHSQLENAVFNMVVAGRIAGDDVAIMMVEAEATDNSWNLIKEQGATAPTEEVVSEGLEAAKPFIKALCEAQSELAARAAKPTVEFPVFLDYQDDVYAAVESAAAEKLAAVFQIADKQERDTASDELKDEVTSSLAGQFEGREKELSAAFRSVTKQVVRQRILKDQIRIDGRGLTDIRQLTAEVEVLPRVHGSAIFERGETQIMGVTTLNMLKMEQQIDSLSPVTRKRYMHNYNFPPYSTGETGRVGSPKRREIGHGALAERAIMPVLPSREEFPYAIRQVSEALSSNGSTSMGSVCASTLSLLNAGVPLKAAVAGIAMGLVSDQVDGQTRYAALTDILGAEDAFGDMDFKVAGTSEFVTAIQLDTKLDGIPASVLAAALKQAREARLHILDVLNSAIDTPDELSEFAPRVIAVKIPVDKIGEVIGPKGKMINQIQEDTGADISIEDDGTVYIGATNGPSADAARSAINAIANPQVPEIGERYLGTVVKTTTFGAFVSLTPGKDGLLHISELRKIAGGKRVDNVEDVVSVGQKIQVEITKIDDRGKLSLSPVVADEEGAADADNAEVSVESAE, from the coding sequence TTGGAGGGTCCCGAAATCCAGTTCTCAGAAGCCGTCATTGACAATGGCCGCTTCGGCAAGCGGGTTATCCGCTTTGAAACCGGCCGTCTTGCCAAGCAGGCAGCCGGCGCAGCCATGGTCTACATCGACGAAGAGACCGCGCTGCTGTCCGCCACCACCGCCGGCAAGCACCCGCGTGAAGGCTTTGACTTCTTCCCGCTGACCGTCGACGTCGAAGAGCGTATGTACGCCGCCGGCCGCATCCCGGGCTCGTTCTTCCGCCGCGAAGGCCGCCCCTCCACGGAAGCCATCCTGGCCTGCCGCCTGATGGACCGCCCGCTGCGCCCCGCCTTCGTGAAGGGCCTGCGCAACGAGGTCCAGATCGTCGTCACCGTGCTCTCCATCAACCCGGACGAGCTCTACGACGTCGTCGCGATCAACGCGTCCTCGATGTCCACCCAGCTCTCCGGCCTGCCCTTCTCCGGCCCGATCGGCGGCGTCCGCGTTGCCCTCGTCGCCGATGAGCACGGCTCGCAGTGGGTTGCGTTCCCGAAGCACTCCCAGCTGGAGAACGCCGTCTTCAACATGGTCGTTGCCGGCCGCATCGCGGGCGACGACGTCGCCATCATGATGGTTGAAGCCGAAGCCACCGACAACTCCTGGAACCTGATCAAGGAACAGGGCGCCACCGCCCCGACCGAAGAGGTTGTCTCCGAGGGCCTCGAGGCCGCCAAGCCTTTCATCAAGGCCCTCTGCGAAGCGCAGTCCGAGCTGGCAGCCCGCGCCGCCAAGCCGACCGTTGAGTTCCCGGTCTTCCTGGACTACCAGGACGACGTCTACGCCGCTGTGGAGTCCGCTGCCGCCGAGAAGCTGGCCGCTGTCTTCCAGATCGCCGACAAGCAGGAGCGCGACACCGCCTCCGACGAGCTCAAGGACGAGGTCACCTCCTCTCTGGCCGGCCAGTTCGAAGGCCGCGAGAAGGAACTCTCCGCAGCCTTCCGCTCCGTCACCAAGCAGGTTGTGCGCCAGCGTATCCTCAAGGACCAGATCCGCATCGACGGCCGCGGCCTGACGGACATCCGCCAGCTCACCGCCGAGGTTGAGGTTCTGCCTCGCGTCCACGGCTCGGCCATCTTCGAACGCGGCGAGACCCAGATCATGGGTGTCACCACGCTGAACATGCTCAAGATGGAACAGCAGATCGACTCGCTGTCTCCCGTGACGCGCAAGCGCTACATGCACAACTACAACTTCCCGCCGTACTCCACCGGCGAGACCGGCCGCGTCGGTTCCCCGAAGCGCCGCGAAATCGGCCACGGCGCCCTCGCAGAGCGCGCCATCATGCCGGTGCTGCCGTCCCGCGAGGAATTCCCCTACGCGATCCGCCAGGTGTCTGAGGCGCTCAGCTCCAACGGTTCGACGTCGATGGGTTCCGTCTGCGCCTCCACGCTGTCCCTGCTCAACGCAGGTGTGCCGCTGAAGGCTGCCGTTGCCGGTATCGCCATGGGCCTGGTCTCCGACCAGGTTGACGGCCAGACCCGCTACGCCGCGCTGACCGACATCCTCGGCGCCGAAGATGCCTTCGGCGACATGGACTTCAAGGTTGCCGGTACCTCCGAGTTCGTCACGGCCATCCAGCTGGACACCAAGCTCGACGGCATCCCGGCGTCGGTCCTGGCCGCCGCCCTGAAGCAGGCCCGCGAAGCCCGCCTGCACATCCTGGACGTCCTGAACTCCGCGATCGACACCCCGGACGAGCTCTCCGAGTTCGCGCCGCGCGTCATCGCGGTCAAGATCCCGGTAGACAAGATCGGCGAGGTCATCGGCCCGAAGGGCAAGATGATCAACCAGATCCAGGAAGACACCGGAGCCGATATCTCGATCGAGGACGACGGAACTGTCTACATTGGCGCCACCAATGGCCCGTCTGCCGACGCAGCACGGTCCGCGATCAACGCCATCGCCAACCCGCAGGTCCCGGAAATCGGTGAGCGCTACCTGGGTACGGTCGTCAAGACCACCACCTTCGGCGCCTTCGTGTCCCTGACCCCGGGCAAGGACGGTCTGCTGCACATCTCCGAGCTGCGCAAGATCGCCGGCGGCAAGCGCGTGGACAACGTCGAGGACGTCGTCTCCGTCGGCCAGAAGATCCAGGTGGAGATCACCAAGATCGACGACCGCGGCAAGCTCTCCCTCTCGCCCGTCGTGGCGGACGAGGAAGGCGCGGCTGACGCCGACAACGCTGAGGTCTCCGTGGAGTCCGCAGAGTAG
- the rpsO gene encoding 30S ribosomal protein S15, producing the protein MALEAAVKQSIMKDFATSEGDTGSPEVQVAVLTQRIKDLTEHMKEHKHDYHTQRGLLAMVGRRKRMLTYLKNTDINRYRALIERLGLRR; encoded by the coding sequence GTGGCACTTGAAGCCGCTGTAAAGCAGTCCATCATGAAGGATTTCGCAACGTCCGAGGGCGACACCGGTTCGCCGGAGGTCCAGGTTGCAGTCCTGACCCAGCGGATCAAGGATCTGACGGAGCACATGAAGGAGCACAAGCACGATTACCACACCCAGCGCGGTCTGCTGGCCATGGTTGGTCGTCGCAAGCGCATGCTCACCTACCTCAAGAACACTGACATCAACCGCTACCGTGCGCTCATCGAGCGCCTCGGCCTGCGCCGCTAG
- the kynU gene encoding kynureninase gives MLQRARDLDAADPLAAYRQHFIGTDTELSYLDGNSLGRPLKRTVTDISSFIQDSWGGRLIRGWDEEWLELPQAIGDQLGRAVLGAAPGQTIIADSTTVALYKLIRAALAAVTDPARNEIVLDTDNFPTDRYLVEGIAREEGLTLRWIDADPASGVTVEQVRVATGPATAVVVLSQIAYRSGFLADLPGITAAVHDAGALVVWDLCHSAGSVEIGLDAAGVDFAAGCTYKYLNGGPGSPAFAYVNARHLPGLRQPIWGWMGRKDAFEMGPGYEPAPGIRGFLSGTPAVFGMLAMRGTLDLLEEAGMAAVREKSKLLTAFAVELYDAWLEPAGVRLGTPRDPGLRGSHITVDHPAFREMTAALWEQDVIPDFRAPQGIRIGLSPLSTSFAELYQGVAAIRSLLAGSE, from the coding sequence CTGCTGCAGCGTGCCCGGGACCTCGACGCCGCCGACCCCCTCGCCGCCTACCGGCAACACTTCATCGGCACGGACACGGAGCTGTCCTACCTCGACGGCAACTCCCTGGGCCGGCCGCTCAAGCGCACCGTCACGGACATCAGCAGTTTCATCCAGGACAGCTGGGGCGGCCGCCTGATCCGAGGCTGGGACGAGGAATGGCTGGAATTGCCGCAGGCCATCGGCGACCAGCTGGGACGCGCCGTCCTCGGCGCCGCCCCGGGACAAACCATCATCGCCGACTCCACCACCGTGGCGCTCTACAAGCTGATCCGCGCCGCGCTGGCCGCCGTCACTGACCCGGCCCGCAACGAGATCGTGCTGGACACAGACAACTTCCCGACCGACCGCTACCTCGTCGAGGGCATCGCCCGCGAAGAGGGCCTCACGCTGCGCTGGATCGACGCCGACCCGGCGTCGGGCGTCACCGTCGAGCAGGTCCGTGTCGCCACCGGCCCGGCCACCGCCGTCGTGGTCCTGAGCCAGATCGCCTACCGTTCCGGCTTCCTCGCGGACCTGCCGGGCATCACCGCCGCCGTGCACGACGCCGGCGCGCTGGTGGTCTGGGACCTGTGCCACTCCGCCGGCTCGGTGGAGATCGGCCTGGACGCCGCCGGGGTCGACTTCGCCGCCGGCTGCACCTACAAGTACCTGAACGGGGGACCGGGCTCGCCCGCGTTCGCCTACGTCAACGCCCGGCACCTGCCCGGGCTGCGACAGCCCATCTGGGGCTGGATGGGACGCAAGGACGCCTTCGAAATGGGACCCGGCTATGAGCCCGCCCCCGGCATCCGCGGTTTCCTCAGCGGTACCCCGGCCGTCTTCGGGATGCTGGCCATGCGCGGCACCCTGGACCTGCTCGAGGAAGCCGGCATGGCCGCCGTCCGGGAGAAGTCCAAGCTGCTGACCGCGTTCGCCGTCGAACTTTATGACGCCTGGCTGGAACCGGCCGGGGTGCGGCTCGGCACCCCGCGGGACCCGGGGCTGCGCGGCAGCCACATCACCGTGGACCACCCGGCGTTCCGCGAAATGACGGCGGCGCTGTGGGAACAGGACGTGATTCCGGACTTCCGCGCGCCGCAGGGCATCAGGATCGGACTCTCACCGTTGAGCACCTCCTTTGCCGAGCTGTACCAGGGAGTCGCGGCGATCCGCTCGCTGCTGGCCGGCTCCGAGTAA
- the kynA gene encoding tryptophan 2,3-dioxygenase: protein MTIEKNTRELDKDIVRDFSSRMSYASYLQLPTLLSAQQPVSAPEHHDEMLFIIQHQTTELWLKLVLHELRSAAAWLRADDLGSALKAIARVKHIQKTLTEQWSVLATLTPTEYSQFRGFLGNSSGFQSSQYRAVEFLLGNKNRKMLPVFESDPEAHGMLLELLEAPSIYDDFLAYLKRQGFDVPASVLNRDVSQAHEFCPELVPVFKYIYENAASNWGAYEACEELVDLEDNFQLWRFRHLRTVQRTIGMKAGTGGSSGAAFLQKALELTFFPELFAVRTEIGQ from the coding sequence GTGACCATTGAGAAAAACACGCGCGAGCTGGACAAGGACATCGTCCGCGACTTCAGCTCCCGGATGAGCTATGCCTCATACCTGCAGCTGCCGACGCTGCTCAGCGCCCAGCAGCCGGTCAGCGCACCCGAGCACCACGACGAGATGCTGTTCATCATCCAGCACCAGACCACGGAGCTGTGGCTCAAGCTCGTGCTGCACGAACTCCGCAGCGCGGCCGCCTGGCTCCGCGCCGACGACCTCGGCTCCGCGCTCAAGGCGATCGCCCGGGTCAAGCACATCCAGAAGACCCTCACCGAGCAGTGGTCCGTGCTCGCCACCCTGACGCCCACCGAGTACTCTCAGTTCCGTGGCTTCCTCGGCAACTCCTCCGGGTTCCAGTCCAGCCAGTACCGGGCGGTGGAATTCCTGCTGGGCAACAAGAACCGCAAAATGCTGCCGGTCTTCGAGTCGGACCCCGAAGCTCACGGGATGCTGCTGGAACTGCTGGAAGCCCCGAGCATCTACGACGATTTCCTCGCATACCTCAAGCGCCAGGGCTTCGACGTGCCGGCGTCCGTTCTGAACCGCGATGTCAGCCAGGCCCACGAGTTCTGCCCCGAACTGGTCCCGGTGTTCAAGTACATCTACGAAAACGCGGCCAGCAACTGGGGCGCCTACGAGGCGTGTGAGGAACTTGTGGACCTGGAGGACAACTTCCAGCTCTGGCGGTTCCGGCACCTGCGCACCGTGCAGCGCACCATCGGCATGAAAGCCGGCACCGGCGGCTCCAGCGGTGCCGCGTTCCTGCAAAAGGCCCTCGAACTGACCTTCTTCCCTGAGCTTTTCGCGGTCCGCACGGAGATCGGCCAGTGA
- a CDS encoding bifunctional riboflavin kinase/FAD synthetase, with amino-acid sequence MVHIWNDPSEVPADFGPSVVTFGNFDGVHRGHQQVLSQLIRTARLNHARAVAITFDPHPAQVHRPDSAPELIMGLEDKLVALGEVGLDAVLVMKYSLELASLTPEEFVSSVLVDALKASHVVIGHDARFGRGNSGDLDTMKALGEKLGFDVQVISEFGSEGYPLHGHNDADHDGGAGDRRCSSSWVREALREGDVATAAAVLGRPHRMRGEVVHGAARGRDLGFPTANLSAEATGYIPADGIYAGWLVDQAGTRWPAAISVGSNPTFDGVSRQVEAHVIDRPEEAVEDFDLYGQTVVVEFVARLRGMVAYRGPEALVEQMRLDVVQAHDILTAR; translated from the coding sequence ATGGTCCACATCTGGAACGATCCGTCCGAAGTCCCGGCGGACTTCGGCCCGTCCGTGGTCACGTTCGGCAACTTCGACGGCGTGCACCGCGGCCACCAGCAGGTCCTCTCGCAGCTCATCCGCACCGCCCGCCTGAACCATGCCCGCGCCGTCGCCATCACCTTCGACCCGCACCCGGCGCAGGTGCACCGCCCCGATTCCGCCCCCGAGCTGATCATGGGCCTGGAGGACAAGCTTGTTGCCCTCGGCGAGGTGGGCCTGGATGCCGTCCTGGTGATGAAGTATTCGCTGGAACTGGCCAGCCTCACGCCCGAGGAATTCGTGTCCTCCGTGCTCGTCGACGCGCTTAAGGCCAGCCACGTGGTGATCGGCCATGACGCCCGCTTCGGCCGCGGCAATTCCGGGGACCTGGACACCATGAAGGCGCTGGGGGAGAAGCTCGGCTTCGACGTCCAGGTCATCAGCGAGTTCGGTTCCGAGGGCTACCCGCTCCACGGCCACAACGACGCCGACCACGACGGCGGGGCAGGGGACCGCCGCTGCTCCTCGTCCTGGGTCCGGGAGGCCCTGCGGGAGGGCGACGTCGCCACCGCCGCCGCCGTCCTCGGCCGGCCGCACCGGATGCGCGGCGAAGTGGTCCACGGCGCAGCCCGCGGCCGCGACCTCGGGTTCCCCACCGCCAACCTTTCCGCCGAGGCCACCGGCTACATTCCCGCGGACGGCATCTACGCGGGCTGGCTCGTCGACCAGGCCGGCACACGCTGGCCGGCCGCCATTTCGGTCGGCTCCAACCCGACCTTCGACGGCGTCAGCCGGCAGGTCGAGGCGCACGTGATCGACCGCCCGGAAGAGGCTGTCGAGGACTTCGATCTCTACGGCCAGACAGTTGTGGTCGAGTTTGTCGCCCGGCTGCGCGGGATGGTCGCGTACCGTGGCCCTGAAGCGCTCGTCGAGCAGATGCGACTGGACGTTGTCCAGGCCCACGACATCCTGACCGCGCGCTGA
- a CDS encoding DUF937 domain-containing protein, giving the protein MTELQDILGQIPVDQIADMLGTDRQSAQAAVEAAVPTLLAGLHNNAQAPEGAASLESALVQHQDGLVDGGVDAAQVDTADGEKIVNHVFGGRQDQVANQLAGTAQLGGVGGDLVRKLLPLLAPIVMSYLANKVLGGRGQAGAGGSGSGAGGGQAGAGGIDLGGILGGILGGAGGAGGGLGDLLGGMFDGGQQRTANDDAADARAAESGTTPESQPLPQGQPADGAPRPGELIDVDLPGQQPEDTTQDRQDDRRKGDGGLGGLLGGLFGKK; this is encoded by the coding sequence ATGACTGAGCTCCAAGACATCCTCGGGCAGATCCCTGTGGACCAGATCGCCGACATGCTCGGAACCGACCGGCAAAGCGCACAGGCCGCGGTGGAGGCCGCCGTGCCCACCCTGCTGGCCGGTCTGCACAACAATGCGCAGGCTCCGGAGGGCGCGGCGTCGCTGGAATCGGCGCTGGTACAGCACCAGGACGGTCTTGTCGACGGCGGCGTGGACGCGGCCCAGGTGGATACCGCCGACGGCGAGAAAATCGTGAACCACGTCTTCGGCGGCCGGCAGGACCAGGTGGCCAACCAGTTGGCCGGCACCGCACAGCTCGGCGGAGTCGGCGGCGACCTCGTCCGCAAACTCCTCCCCCTGCTGGCGCCCATCGTGATGTCCTACCTCGCTAACAAGGTCCTGGGCGGCCGCGGCCAGGCCGGCGCGGGCGGAAGCGGCAGCGGTGCCGGCGGCGGCCAGGCCGGTGCCGGCGGCATCGACCTCGGCGGCATCCTCGGCGGGATTCTCGGTGGCGCGGGAGGCGCCGGCGGCGGACTGGGCGATCTCCTGGGCGGCATGTTTGACGGCGGGCAGCAGCGGACCGCCAACGACGACGCCGCCGATGCCCGTGCCGCTGAGTCCGGCACCACGCCCGAGTCCCAGCCCCTCCCGCAGGGGCAGCCAGCCGACGGCGCGCCCCGGCCAGGTGAGCTGATCGACGTCGACCTTCCCGGGCAGCAGCCGGAAGACACGACGCAGGACCGGCAGGATGACCGGCGGAAGGGCGACGGCGGCCTCGGCGGCCTGCTGGGCGGTCTATTCGGCAAGAAATAG
- a CDS encoding adenylate kinase produces MHPRNPPTAPSRVLFYGVTGSGKSSAARAYAARTGLPEYSADDDIGWLPGWRQPSTEEQRELAARIAGQDQWVLDSAYGVWRDLVVPRPELIVGLDYPRWLSLFRLIRRSVRRVVAREEVCNGNRESFGRLFAPDSIIGWHFRSFSRKRRVMRELQSAPGTAEVLIFRHPRELDAWLRRLPQADTQADPKADPQAAK; encoded by the coding sequence GTGCACCCACGGAACCCACCCACAGCCCCTTCGCGCGTCCTCTTCTACGGCGTCACCGGAAGCGGCAAGTCCTCGGCCGCCCGTGCCTATGCCGCGCGGACCGGACTGCCCGAGTATTCCGCCGACGACGACATCGGCTGGCTTCCGGGCTGGCGCCAACCGAGCACCGAAGAGCAGCGGGAGCTCGCGGCGCGCATCGCCGGCCAGGACCAGTGGGTGCTCGACAGTGCCTACGGCGTGTGGCGCGACCTCGTGGTCCCGCGCCCGGAACTCATCGTGGGCCTGGACTATCCGCGCTGGCTCTCGCTGTTCCGGCTGATCCGTCGCTCCGTGCGCCGGGTCGTCGCCCGCGAGGAAGTCTGCAACGGGAACCGGGAATCGTTCGGCCGCCTCTTCGCCCCCGACTCCATCATCGGCTGGCACTTCCGCTCCTTCAGCCGCAAACGGCGGGTCATGCGTGAACTTCAGAGCGCCCCCGGCACCGCCGAGGTCCTGATCTTTCGCCATCCCCGCGAACTCGACGCGTGGCTCCGGCGCCTCCCGCAGGCAGACACGCAGGCGGATCCCAAGGCGGACCCGCAAGCCGCCAAGTAG
- a CDS encoding bifunctional 2-polyprenyl-6-hydroxyphenol methylase/3-demethylubiquinol 3-O-methyltransferase UbiG: MINQQQLWDAEAAKHYDTPGEGMFAPEVIGSTVEVLAELAGAGRAVEFAIGTGRVAIPLSEAGVPVSGVELSHAMISRLREKVTEDQIPVVQGDMTEAVAGEGFSLAILVFNTIANLLTQDEQVRCFQNAARHLAPGGRFVIELWVPQLRSLPPGHGGTVEMSRPGYLLVDTYDVLNQQVVSHHVRFGAELSEGREARIGRTPHRYIWPSELDLMARLAGFELESRWADWDRSEFTAESRSHVSVYRVAQDHRRMTCHLAGGP, from the coding sequence ATGATCAACCAGCAGCAGCTCTGGGACGCCGAGGCCGCGAAGCATTACGACACCCCCGGAGAGGGGATGTTCGCGCCCGAGGTCATCGGTTCCACGGTCGAGGTCCTCGCAGAACTGGCCGGTGCCGGCCGGGCCGTGGAGTTTGCCATCGGCACAGGCCGGGTCGCCATCCCTCTGTCCGAAGCAGGGGTGCCGGTCTCCGGCGTCGAACTGTCCCACGCAATGATCTCCCGCCTTCGCGAGAAGGTGACCGAGGATCAGATCCCAGTCGTTCAGGGCGACATGACGGAGGCCGTGGCGGGCGAGGGTTTCTCGCTGGCGATCCTAGTGTTCAACACCATCGCTAACCTGCTGACTCAGGACGAGCAGGTCCGCTGCTTCCAGAACGCTGCCCGCCATCTGGCTCCCGGCGGCCGCTTCGTGATTGAGCTCTGGGTGCCGCAGTTGAGATCGTTGCCACCCGGACACGGTGGAACGGTTGAGATGAGCCGGCCCGGGTACCTGCTCGTCGATACGTACGACGTGCTGAACCAGCAGGTGGTCTCGCACCATGTGCGGTTCGGCGCGGAACTCTCCGAGGGGCGGGAGGCGCGGATCGGACGGACGCCACACCGGTACATCTGGCCAAGCGAACTGGACCTCATGGCCCGGCTAGCCGGGTTCGAGCTGGAATCCAGGTGGGCGGATTGGGACCGCAGCGAATTCACCGCGGAGTCCCGGAGCCACGTTTCGGTGTACCGGGTCGCGCAGGATCACAGGCGGATGACTTGCCATCTGGCAGGCGGGCCATAG
- a CDS encoding HNH endonuclease signature motif containing protein, giving the protein MGIGAALIVRPAGTPDGEGRRVPPLDSVLGQLRGFCATAAGDAALMGFGEAAEFAGQVEEISRAIEYLQLVAAGAVERTRKEAAADGAPALDDGYRKTSEFLRDRLQIGAVEAHRRLTLAQDLLPRTGMTGQPLPPVRAELAAAVAAGAVPSRSATIITHALGRVRPVCDAETAARMEHALTRTAAEHDPDFLTRITKRWVDAIDQDGAEPSEEVLRQLQGAFIRKPRHGLQHLEIFATTEQFEHLLTVMNTATNPRTSGAAGAGSAPDGAAGSEAVEGFVPNVLDRRSRPQKHLDGLVGGCKIAMASGGLPAAGGLRPQVMVTVDYRDLLERLTRLTDTGEAATLDGTGDAGGPGTGPFGFTGTGTMAFTGPVTAATIRKIACDADIIPVLLGSEGRVLDVGRTTRIFPPHIRKAITARDQGCTFPGCTIPAPWCEAHHITYWSRAGTTSTDNGTLLCSHHHHLIHKEQWTIQPRNGIPWFIPPPHLDPHQTPRRNHYFRS; this is encoded by the coding sequence ATGGGAATCGGTGCAGCTCTCATCGTTCGTCCGGCCGGCACGCCGGACGGTGAGGGGCGCCGGGTTCCGCCGCTGGACAGCGTGCTCGGGCAGTTGCGCGGGTTCTGTGCGACGGCGGCCGGGGACGCGGCGCTGATGGGTTTTGGCGAGGCGGCGGAGTTCGCCGGCCAGGTCGAGGAGATCTCCCGGGCCATTGAGTACCTGCAGCTCGTCGCCGCCGGGGCAGTGGAGCGCACCCGTAAGGAAGCAGCCGCCGACGGCGCCCCGGCCCTCGATGACGGCTACCGCAAAACCTCCGAGTTCCTGCGGGACCGGCTGCAGATCGGCGCCGTCGAAGCCCACCGCCGGCTCACCCTGGCGCAGGACCTGTTGCCCCGCACCGGAATGACCGGGCAGCCGCTGCCGCCGGTGCGCGCGGAACTCGCCGCGGCCGTGGCCGCCGGGGCCGTTCCGTCCCGGTCCGCGACCATCATCACCCACGCTTTGGGCCGGGTCCGGCCCGTCTGCGACGCCGAGACTGCCGCCCGGATGGAACACGCCCTGACACGCACCGCGGCCGAACACGACCCCGACTTCCTGACCCGGATCACGAAGCGCTGGGTCGACGCGATCGACCAGGACGGCGCCGAACCGAGTGAGGAAGTCCTCCGCCAGCTCCAGGGCGCCTTCATCCGCAAACCCCGCCACGGGCTGCAGCACCTGGAAATCTTCGCCACCACCGAACAGTTCGAACACCTCCTGACCGTGATGAACACCGCCACCAACCCACGAACTTCGGGGGCCGCGGGTGCCGGCAGCGCGCCGGACGGCGCGGCCGGCAGTGAGGCTGTGGAGGGTTTCGTGCCGAACGTCCTGGACCGGCGGTCGCGGCCGCAGAAACACCTCGACGGCCTCGTCGGCGGCTGCAAGATTGCCATGGCCTCCGGCGGACTCCCCGCCGCGGGCGGACTCCGGCCCCAGGTCATGGTCACCGTCGACTACCGCGACCTCCTCGAACGCCTCACCCGGCTGACCGACACCGGGGAAGCTGCGACGTTGGACGGGACCGGGGACGCCGGAGGACCAGGCACCGGCCCCTTCGGCTTCACCGGCACGGGCACCATGGCGTTCACCGGTCCGGTCACCGCCGCGACCATCCGCAAAATCGCCTGCGACGCCGACATCATCCCCGTCCTGCTCGGCAGCGAAGGCCGGGTCCTGGACGTCGGCCGCACCACCCGCATCTTCCCGCCCCACATCCGCAAAGCCATCACCGCCCGCGACCAAGGCTGCACCTTCCCCGGCTGCACCATCCCCGCCCCCTGGTGCGAAGCCCACCACATCACCTACTGGTCCCGCGCCGGCACCACCAGCACCGACAACGGAACACTCCTCTGTTCACACCATCACCACCTGATCCACAAAGAACAATGGACCATCCAGCCCCGCAACGGCATCCCCTGGTTCATCCCGCCGCCCCACCTCGACCCCCACCAGACACCCAGACGCAACCACTACTTCCGCTCCTGA